A stretch of the Argentina anserina chromosome 6, drPotAnse1.1, whole genome shotgun sequence genome encodes the following:
- the LOC126799930 gene encoding transcription repressor OFP6-like — protein sequence MPTMTRKKLLNTVAAVDIGCSSCRRPRLFHMFRNKAKPISTKFGGRKQSHHQYYSSSSSYNKDSSTTTTFSPNTDDYASFSDHETIAKTATPVKGFGRVGGESVAVEKDSGDPYLDFRHSMLQMILENEIYSKDDLRELLNCFLQLNAPCNHGIIIRAFTDIWNGVFSVRSSAATMQLRLARKSRDY from the coding sequence ATGCCTACCATGACCAGAAAGAAGCTCCTCAACACTGTCGCCGCCGTCGACATAGGCTGCAGCAGCTGCAGAAGACCAAGGCTCTTCCACATGTTCCGTAATAAAGCCAAGCCCATCTCCACCAAGTTCGGCGGTCGCAAACAGAGCCACCACCAGTACTACTCTTCTTCGAGCTCCTACAACAAAGactcctccaccaccaccacattCTCCCCCAACACCGACGACTACGCTTCATTTTCTGACCACGAGACCATCGCGAAGACCGCCACGCCAGTCAAGGGGTTCGGGAGAGTTGGCGGGGAGAGCGTGGCCGTGGAGAAGGACTCCGGCGACCCTTACTTGGACTTCAGGCATTCCATGCTTCAGATGATTCTGGAGAACGAGATATACTCGAAAGATGATCTCCGGGAGCTTCTCAACTGTTTCTTGCAGCTCAACGCGCCTTGCAACCATGGCATCATCATCAGGGCTTTCACTGACATCTGGAATGGAGTCTTCTCCGTTAGGTCTAGCGCTGCCACAATGCAGCTTCGTCTTGCTCGCAAGTCACGTGACTACTAG
- the LOC126797927 gene encoding uncharacterized protein LOC126797927 isoform X3 produces the protein MLRGFVSPVTRSPLTLLRFRPRLSRLYCGSREMDHDILHPELEVLRVKKRVAFRVCNVSSYTAEVMEIQADNPTLHVLFIPGNPGVVPFYKDFVEALYEFLGEKASVTAIGHISQTQKNWEHGKLFSLQDQIDHKTDFIKQELQNIAVPLLLVGHSIGSYISMEMFKMSPEKVTYCVGLYPFLTVNPLSTKQTSIAKTAESRFVCVALSFIVALLGLLPRSLLRFVVRTFLGKSWSAAAVEAACSHLVKYHTMRNILYLAKTEFQKLSETPDWAFMRENQQKIAFLFGIDDHWGPMQMFEEIGKQVPDAALSIEKEGHTHAFCCTEAGSLWVAEHVASLIKNKVSL, from the exons ATGCTTCGTGGGTTCGTGTCTCCTGTTACACGATCCCCTCTCACTCTCTTACGTTTCAG GCCAAGGCTCTCTAGATTATATTGCGGGAGCAGAGAAATGGATCACGACATTTTACATCCGGAACTCGAAGTGCTTCGAGTGAAGAAGCGTGTCGCATTTCGTGTATGCAATGTGTCAAG TTATACTGCTGAAGTAATGGAGATTCAAGCTGACAATCCAACATTACATGTTCTATTCATCCCTGGAAATCCTg GTGTTGTTCCATTTTATAAAGATTTTGTGGAGGCTCTATATGAGTTTCTGGGTGAAAAAGCGTCTGTGACAG CTATTGGGCATATATCACAAACCCAAAAG AACTGGGAGCATGGAAAGTTGTTCTCATTACAAGACCAGATCGATCACAAG ACGGACTTCATCAAACAGGAATTGCAAAATATTGCAGTCCCTTTGTTACTG GTAGGACACTCTATTGgttcatatatatctatggAAATGTTTAAAATGTCTCCAGAGAAG GTGACTTATTGTGTCGGATTATATCCGTTTTTGACTGTAAATCCACTATCCACGAAGCAGACTTCTATTGCGAAAACTGCAGA GTCTCGCTTTGTCTGTGTTGCCTTGAGCTTTATTGTTGCGCTCTTGGGATTGTTGCCTAGATCACTTTTGAGGTTTGTTGTGCGGACATTCCTTGGGAAGTCATGGTCAGCTGCTGCAGTTGAGGCTGCTTGCTCTCACTTGGTAAAG TACCACACCATGAGGAATATTCTATATTTGGCAAAGACTGAATTCCAAAAG CTTTCAGAAACACCAGATTGGGCATTCATGAGGGAAAATCAGCAGAAGATAGCGTTTTTGTTCGGCATTGATGATCACTGGGGTCCAATGCAAATGTTTGAAGAG ATTGGCAAGCAGGTCCCTGATGCTGCTCTATCAATTGAAAAAGAGGGTCATACTCATGCTTTCTGTTGCACCGAAGCTGGATCATTGTGGGTTGCTGAGCATGTAGCAAGCTTAATCAAGAATAAAGTTTCACTGTGA
- the LOC126797927 gene encoding uncharacterized protein LOC126797927 isoform X2 — MDHDILHPELEVLRVKKRVAFRVCNVSSYTAEVMEIQADNPTLHVLFIPGNPGVVPFYKDFVEALYEFLGEKASVTAIGHISQTQKNWEHGKLFSLQDQIDHKTDFIKQELQNIAVPLLLVGHSIGSYISMEMFKMSPEKVTYCVGLYPFLTVNPLSTKQTSIAKTAESRFVCVALSFIVALLGLLPRSLLRFVVRTFLGKSWSAAAVEAACSHLVKYHTMRNILYLAKTEFQKLSETPDWAFMRENQQKIAFLFGIDDHWGPMQMFEEIGKQVPDAALSIEKEGHTHAFCCTEAGSLWVAEHVASLIKNKVSL, encoded by the exons ATGGATCACGACATTTTACATCCGGAACTCGAAGTGCTTCGAGTGAAGAAGCGTGTCGCATTTCGTGTATGCAATGTGTCAAG TTATACTGCTGAAGTAATGGAGATTCAAGCTGACAATCCAACATTACATGTTCTATTCATCCCTGGAAATCCTg GTGTTGTTCCATTTTATAAAGATTTTGTGGAGGCTCTATATGAGTTTCTGGGTGAAAAAGCGTCTGTGACAG CTATTGGGCATATATCACAAACCCAAAAG AACTGGGAGCATGGAAAGTTGTTCTCATTACAAGACCAGATCGATCACAAG ACGGACTTCATCAAACAGGAATTGCAAAATATTGCAGTCCCTTTGTTACTG GTAGGACACTCTATTGgttcatatatatctatggAAATGTTTAAAATGTCTCCAGAGAAG GTGACTTATTGTGTCGGATTATATCCGTTTTTGACTGTAAATCCACTATCCACGAAGCAGACTTCTATTGCGAAAACTGCAGA GTCTCGCTTTGTCTGTGTTGCCTTGAGCTTTATTGTTGCGCTCTTGGGATTGTTGCCTAGATCACTTTTGAGGTTTGTTGTGCGGACATTCCTTGGGAAGTCATGGTCAGCTGCTGCAGTTGAGGCTGCTTGCTCTCACTTGGTAAAG TACCACACCATGAGGAATATTCTATATTTGGCAAAGACTGAATTCCAAAAG CTTTCAGAAACACCAGATTGGGCATTCATGAGGGAAAATCAGCAGAAGATAGCGTTTTTGTTCGGCATTGATGATCACTGGGGTCCAATGCAAATGTTTGAAGAG ATTGGCAAGCAGGTCCCTGATGCTGCTCTATCAATTGAAAAAGAGGGTCATACTCATGCTTTCTGTTGCACCGAAGCTGGATCATTGTGGGTTGCTGAGCATGTAGCAAGCTTAATCAAGAATAAAGTTTCACTGTGA
- the LOC126797927 gene encoding uncharacterized protein LOC126797927 isoform X1: MDHDILHPELEVLRVKKRVAFRVCNVSSYTAEVMEIQADNPTLHVLFIPGNPGVVPFYKDFVEALYEFLGEKASVTAIGHISQTQKNWEHGKLFSLQDQIDHKTDFIKQELQNIAVPLLLALSCCCVLCELIHDLLQVGHSIGSYISMEMFKMSPEKVTYCVGLYPFLTVNPLSTKQTSIAKTAESRFVCVALSFIVALLGLLPRSLLRFVVRTFLGKSWSAAAVEAACSHLVKYHTMRNILYLAKTEFQKLSETPDWAFMRENQQKIAFLFGIDDHWGPMQMFEEIGKQVPDAALSIEKEGHTHAFCCTEAGSLWVAEHVASLIKNKVSL, translated from the exons ATGGATCACGACATTTTACATCCGGAACTCGAAGTGCTTCGAGTGAAGAAGCGTGTCGCATTTCGTGTATGCAATGTGTCAAG TTATACTGCTGAAGTAATGGAGATTCAAGCTGACAATCCAACATTACATGTTCTATTCATCCCTGGAAATCCTg GTGTTGTTCCATTTTATAAAGATTTTGTGGAGGCTCTATATGAGTTTCTGGGTGAAAAAGCGTCTGTGACAG CTATTGGGCATATATCACAAACCCAAAAG AACTGGGAGCATGGAAAGTTGTTCTCATTACAAGACCAGATCGATCACAAG ACGGACTTCATCAAACAGGAATTGCAAAATATTGCAGTCCCTTTGTTACTG GCTCTGAGTTGTTGCTGTGTTCTTTGTGAACTTATACATGATTTGCTGCAGGTAGGACACTCTATTGgttcatatatatctatggAAATGTTTAAAATGTCTCCAGAGAAG GTGACTTATTGTGTCGGATTATATCCGTTTTTGACTGTAAATCCACTATCCACGAAGCAGACTTCTATTGCGAAAACTGCAGA GTCTCGCTTTGTCTGTGTTGCCTTGAGCTTTATTGTTGCGCTCTTGGGATTGTTGCCTAGATCACTTTTGAGGTTTGTTGTGCGGACATTCCTTGGGAAGTCATGGTCAGCTGCTGCAGTTGAGGCTGCTTGCTCTCACTTGGTAAAG TACCACACCATGAGGAATATTCTATATTTGGCAAAGACTGAATTCCAAAAG CTTTCAGAAACACCAGATTGGGCATTCATGAGGGAAAATCAGCAGAAGATAGCGTTTTTGTTCGGCATTGATGATCACTGGGGTCCAATGCAAATGTTTGAAGAG ATTGGCAAGCAGGTCCCTGATGCTGCTCTATCAATTGAAAAAGAGGGTCATACTCATGCTTTCTGTTGCACCGAAGCTGGATCATTGTGGGTTGCTGAGCATGTAGCAAGCTTAATCAAGAATAAAGTTTCACTGTGA